One segment of Canis aureus isolate CA01 chromosome 27, VMU_Caureus_v.1.0, whole genome shotgun sequence DNA contains the following:
- the TUG1 gene encoding taurine up-regulated 1, with protein sequence EEALARPPPLPGLVGRRSGRAVDRAIGWRLFLLLWHPALGAQARPPRRAPGGRWRSRRVFLLVRRTRAAAYAFAIRRGVVRVVGGGGQLLRPAPGEAAAAAGFGAAGEAGVAGAGLEAWRHPSGPARTQLGGQEGAGGWLVVGFLLCLFLLMPP encoded by the coding sequence GAAGAAGCCCTGGCGcgccctccccccctccccggtcTGGTAGGGCGAAGGAGCGGGCGCGCGGTCGATCGAGCGATCGGTTGGCGGCTCTTTCTCCTGCTCTGGCATCCAGCTCTTGGGGCGCAGGCCCGGCCGCCGCGGCGCGCGCCCGGTGGCCGTTGGCGCTCGCGCCGCGTCTTTCTTCTCGTACGCAGAACTCGGGCGGCGGCCTATGCGTTTGCGATTCGACGAGGAGTCGTCCGGGTGGTCGGCGGCGGCGGGCAGCTGCTCCGCCCCGCTcccggggaggcggcggcggcggcgggattTGGCGCGgccggggaggcgggggtggCCGGGGCTGGCCTGGAGGCCTGGCGCCACCCTTCGGGGCCTGCAAGGACCCAGTTGGGGGGGCAAGAGGGCGCCGGGGGATGGTTGGTGGTGGGCTTTCTACTTTGCCTTTTTCTCCTTATGCCCCCTTAG